Within Candidatus Kaelpia imicola, the genomic segment AGAATAGATGTTATAGCTGATGTTAACGTTGTCTTACCGTGATCAACGTGTCCTATTGTTCCAATATTTACATGCGGCTTTGTCCGTTCAAACTTCTCTTTAGCCATCTTTCACCTCCTGATAAAATTAAAATCCTCCAACTATTTTCTCTGCTATATTTTTTGGTACAACATCATAATGAGAAGGCTGCATAACAAACGTTGCTCTTCCCTGTGTTAATGAGCGGATAATTGTAGCATATCCGAAGAGCTCTGACAAGGGGACAAACGCTCTTATTAATTTTATATTTGCCCTGTCAATCATACTCTTAATATCACCGCGCCTAGAACTTATATCTCCTATAACATCACCCAAATAATCATTGGGTATAAATACTTCCAAATCCATTATAGGTTCAAGTAATACTGACTTCGCACGCTTCAAGCCTTCCTGAAACCCCATGCTGGCAGCCATCTTAAAAGCAAGCTCTGAAGAATCAACTTCATGGTAACTGCCATCTATTATATCCACCTCTAAATCTATAACAGGAAAACCGCCTAAAACACCAGACTCAGAACTAGAATGGATACCTCTTTTAACAGCTGAGATATAATCTCTAGGAATAGCCCCGCCTTTAATTTTATCATTTACTGTTATCCCGGATCCTTTTTCGGCAGGCTTTAAAGATATCTTGACATGTCCGTACTGACCACGGCCACCTGTCTGCTGCACAAACTTACCTTCAACAACGGCTTCATCTGTTATTGTCTCTTTGTAGGCAACCTGAGGTTTTCCTACATGGGTACCAACATTAAACTCTCTTGCCAATCTATCCAGTATTATCTCAAGATGTAATTCTCCCATACCGGATATGATGGTCTGCCCCGTCTCTTCATCATAATAAATTTTAAACGTCGGGTCTTCCTCTGATAATTTAAACAACCCATTAGAGAGTTTGTCCTGGTCAACTTTTGTCTTAGGCTCAACAGCCAAAGATATGACCGGATCAGGGAATTGCATGCTCTCTAAAACTATCGGATGGTTCTCATCGGCTAAAGTATCGCCTGTTAAAGTATTTTTTAAGCCTACAATTGCAACTATATCTCCTGCCTCAACAGAATCCAAAGGCTCTTTTTTATCTGCATGCATCCGCAACAGCTTTGTAACTCTCTCTTTTTTTTCTTTATTTACATTATGTATATATGAACCGCTCTTAATGCCTCCTGAATAAACACGTACATAACTAAGTTTTCCAACAAATGGATCAGTTATTATCTTGAAGCATAATCCAGCAAAAGGAACTCCGTTCTTAACCTCTCTTCTCTCTTCTTCTCCGGTATTTGGATTAATACCGCAGATAGGGGGTACATCCAGAGGCGATGGCATATAGTCACAGACAGATTCTAGTAGAAACTGTACACCTTTATTCTTAAAAGAGGAACCGCAGAGAACAGGTACAACCTTATTTAAAATAGTTGCTCTCCTGATAACTTCTTTTATCTTCTTTGTGTCAACATCCCCGCCATGAACATATTTATCAAGTAATTCATCATCAAACTCTGCTAACTTCTCCAGCATCTTCTCTCTATACTTATTTACCTTGGAGATAAGATCTTCGGGGATCTCTTCATATT encodes:
- a CDS encoding GTP-binding protein, producing MAKEKFERTKPHVNIGTIGHVDHGKTTLTSAITSIL
- the fusA gene encoding elongation factor G, with translation MKTEIKKIRNIGIIAHIDAGKTTTTERMLYYSGKSYKLGEVHEGTAVMDWMKQERERGITITAACTTIIWHDKRINIIDTPGHVDFTAEVERSLKILDSAVVVFCAVDGVEAQSEAVWRQAERYKVPRIAYINKMDRVGANFYNCVADMKRKLDTNPLLLQVPIGSEADYKGMVDLIEMKAIVYSDDTGQKYEYEEIPEDLISKVNKYREKMLEKLAEFDDELLDKYVHGGDVDTKKIKEVIRRATILNKVVPVLCGSSFKNKGVQFLLESVCDYMPSPLDVPPICGINPNTGEEERREVKNGVPFAGLCFKIITDPFVGKLSYVRVYSGGIKSGSYIHNVNKEKKERVTKLLRMHADKKEPLDSVEAGDIVAIVGLKNTLTGDTLADENHPIVLESMQFPDPVISLAVEPKTKVDQDKLSNGLFKLSEEDPTFKIYYDEETGQTIISGMGELHLEIILDRLAREFNVGTHVGKPQVAYKETITDEAVVEGKFVQQTGGRGQYGHVKISLKPAEKGSGITVNDKIKGGAIPRDYISAVKRGIHSSSESGVLGGFPVIDLEVDIIDGSYHEVDSSELAFKMAASMGFQEGLKRAKSVLLEPIMDLEVFIPNDYLGDVIGDISSRRGDIKSMIDRANIKLIRAFVPLSELFGYATIIRSLTQGRATFVMQPSHYDVVPKNIAEKIVGGF